The Falco cherrug isolate bFalChe1 chromosome 18, bFalChe1.pri, whole genome shotgun sequence sequence AGGCACTCAGTTAGAGTGTTGTTGATCTtctccaggcagagctgctttaGCTGCTCTTGTTTctcttgcttctctttctccttaACATTTCTCCAGGTCAGCTCCAGTGGCTTCTTCTGAAGCAGCATCATAGGTGGCCGCTTGTATGTCTTGCCTTTGGATGCCAACCACTCCTCCAGCTGTTTCCTGTCAAAGGACCAAGGGACCACTGTTACCACCCCAGCAGACTGCCAGCACTTGCCAGGCTACTGTTTCCCTTGGACTCTCCCTCTAGCCAACTTCAGCTGCTCTATCTTAAAAACACATCCAAGCTCTAGGGTGGGAAAGGAAAATCCTTGTAAATTTAAGGGgatatttattaatattctttatattcccttgaaaggaaaagaggtgAGCAGCTGCACATTCTCCTCTGGCTTGCTTAAGTGGCAGAAGAGGAACCCAGGGTACCACCAGATCCCATCCTCACCCTCCTCTTTTCTGAGGCATAACATCCAAACAAGTGTTCACCAATAAGGGGACTTTGGACCCTGGTTCACCCAGTTAAACATTGTAAACTCTGCTGTCCCCTGGAGGTGAAGACAAGTCAGCCAGAGCTGCTACTTACTTCCGATCTGCAGCTGATGGGGTCTTGGGAACACACGTAGCCTGTACCCTTTGTGTTTGGCTTGCCTTTGGCAGCTCTGGTTTAAGCCTCTCTCTCCTACTAAAATTGCTCTCAATTGCTTGAATTTTGGAGCAGTGTGCACCGCGAGGCTGGTTTGGGGGCACTGTTACTCGGGATGCTGCAGTGCTTCCTGGAGGCACCACCTTCATGTCCTTCCTGTTTGCCTCCCCTCTAGCCACAGGTCTTTGCCATTGCACAGGGCCAGCTGTTTTCAGGCTGGAGTTCAGGTCTGTGGTCGCCAGGGGCCTGCTGGAGGCTGGAGGCTTTGTGGAAGATCTGTTCACCTGGGGGGATCTACTGTGGCGCTTAAGGCTTCCAACTGGAAGTGTGCTGAGCGGATTTCCCATGGGTTGCCTTGCCATATTAGTCTTTTCCTGGTTTACTCCTGGGTTTTTATGTAGCGAATTAGTAGAAGGAGTAAGTAACTGACAGGACTGTAATGGCTGAGTTTTGATACTTAGTTTTTGAGATACACTCTTTGAGCCTGGCAAAGTATTCCTGATTTTATCCGGAATCGGCTCTCCCTTAGCCTGGCGGCTATTAATTCTGTCCTTTGGACCAGTGATGGCTCTTGACATCGTAGCTGAGCTTTGCCTGTGAGTCAAGACTTTCCTGTTACTAAGACTGTTTCCATGAGACTGAGAAACTCTGTTCAGTACAGGGTGGTTAGAGGCTTGTGCTCGgatgttttctttgttgcagACCAGCTTGTCCTGCAGGCCCTCATTTAGGGAGCAAAATGACCCAGGAAGGGGATCGATACTTTCAGtctgaggtgctgcagcagtgacagTCTCCTGTGCAGGCTTCTCATTCCTTCCTGGATTTAGGTAACCAGAGTTTGAAGCTGGGAGCCTCCCTTTGGTCTGTGTAGAGTGGCTCATGCTTGGCATGAGCCCTGTGGGAAGCTTCGCACTCTTCCTTGGTTGCTCTGGATGCACCACCATGGCTCTCTGGCATGTATTAGAATTCTGCtgagcagcgtggccagcatGCTGCGTGGATTTGGCACCAAGCTTGCCATCTCTCTGAGCACCCTTCACCACATTTCTGCAAGCCTCCTCCTTGTTCCTGTCAACCTGGAGAGACAAAGCGAACCTCAGCCCCAGGAGAACTCAAGACAGATCAGACCCTGACAGCTCACTCCTGCCGAAGCCCCCCTAGCCCAGGGGACATCCACGCAAAGGCCTGTGGTGACAAAGCAGTTGTCAACAGAACAATAACACAACACCCACCAGCACACGGGTAGAGGATGAGTTTCCCACACAAAGATcctatgaaaaataaacagttgaCTTACTGCTAGCCGTTTATCAATCTGACCCCATTTGGGGTCAGGAACTCACTGCTGTGATTTGGGTACCCTGTTCCACCCAGACTCGCACTTCAAgcatgaaatacaaaatcagaCTCAAAAGATTTCTACTTACATGCTGTAGTTTATAAACTGGTTTTAAGGGCGGATTCAGGGGATTCatctgctgctttaaaaagggTCTGTAGGAAGTCAGACAAAACATCAGGTTATTTAACAGCAGTTGCAGAAAAGGTTAAATATCTAAAACAGTGCTGGCTGTCTCAGTCACAGCTTACAAGAAGCTTTTGTAAATCAAAAAGCTGTCAAGGAAGtaccacattattttttttcttttgtggggCAACAGAAGAGCAGCTCAAAACACTGCCATCCAAGGCTGCCACAAAACTTCCAGCTTCCACTGACAACAAAAGTAACCAGAACAGTTCCTGCAGGCAGGGGGCCCTGGCAGGCGATAGTTTggaggctcctgctgctgctgctggctggtgtCAGAGTTGCCCCCCCCCAGGTGCTGCAGACAGCTGAGGTGCATCCGAgtcagctgctgcagtgttgcAGGTCACAGCAGTGTCTTGGAGTGCACTGGCCAGGTTTTACTCTGCCACGGTGAGccgcagcactgcagcagctgattCACCAGCCTCCCGGCTGCCCCAGGCACTGGTAGTGAAGCTGGGAAGTGGGACAGCAACCCTGGCTGTCAGCTTCCCCCACCCTGTCCTCCTCGCTGAATTACAGCCCTctgacagcagccagctgcagggtTCTCCCACCCCTCTGGCTCTGGAGCTAGGGAACAGCTCAGCAGTTAGGGAAGATTAATGCCTGTGCAGCTATTTTCCTGCAATGAAAAAGCTCAGAGACTTTGGGTATTGTCCTCTATTCTACATAAGTATGCCAAAAAGAAAGATTGTGAATCTTCTCACCTCATTTCTGTTATACTAGTGGCATTTTCCAGAGCCTGACCACAGGGActgatttgctttttctggtCTCTGATCCTGCTTACATTTATCTTCTCTCCCCATGGAGAAGTTTTATGGCTTCCTTTGCACTACAACATCATGATACTCACTGCAACAGGGAGTCTTTGAAGTGTTCAGGTTTGCCAAGTGCATCAGCTGTTTCaattaaaagctttgaaaaaaaaaaaaaaggtgccttGCTACTGACAGCTTGCAAGCGGAGGCTGCACTCACAGCAGTGTATTTGCACACAACCCGGGTCCAGCAGAACTGGGCAAGACAGAGAAGGGGTCCCAGAGCCAGGTAACTCATTTAACAGGTGGTTGTatctatttccttttaaatgcatTGAAAATGCCCCTTCCTAACATTAACCTATCCCAGAAGGCCACTGAAAGCTGCCAGTAAAAAGCAGTGGTGAGACTCCAACCACCCATTCTTCAAGGCCCAGTTACAAAGCTGGCAAAAAGGCACGTTCCGCCAGAGCCaagagctgagctgggaaagCTTCATGGAGACTCAGAAAATACCCAGAAGAGAACGAGATCAACCAGCTGGAAGCATCAGCACTCAAGCCATCcctttgctcctgctgccagggtgCTGTGGGGGCAGAGccgctcccagctgctgcctcagcacTGGTGCTTGGCACTAGCAGGAGGCAATTCTCTGTACGCTAGTGAattgctggggagggaaggcaggcacTGGCAAGCTGAGAAGAGTCAGCTATACCTCAGAGAATCACTGATTTGGGTCGGAAGGGACCGACATCCATCTGACTTACTTTGCACTTGGgcatttcagctttgctttggctGCTAGGCGCTCCTGGAGCAGtcttctctgctcctctgcaaAGAGATGGTAGGAAAACGCAGTGCACGCACCACAACCCCGGTAGTTGGAGCACCAGTAAGAATGGATTTCTTTTACATTCACAGCACAACGGTGGAGGTCTCCTGAGCTCCCCGCCTAAGCCTGACAATGCTGTTCCCACAAATTCCCAGAGTGTTTCCATGCACATGACATCGCCCAGGGGCTCACTGGCATAGAGAGACCCGAGTTCCCCGATCCTCAGGGCATCGTGACGCTGCTCACGCctcagctgtgtggggcttagttcgcagaaggaaaggggagatgCTGCCCGTGCCCCTGCTTCAGCTGTGGGTCCCGCAAGCCCgtgccccacagcagccaaGCCCACCGCTAACACAGGCGGGTGGGAAAAGCGAGGAGCGCCGCAGCCGTGGGGCACGGGGTACCTGTGACACCCCCAGTCTGGCTGCGGTACCGGGCATCTCGCGGCGGGACGGCCtggcctggctggaggcagcatcaccccagccccagggcagcgcCCCCTCCCCTGACAGCCCACGCGCCCAGGGCGCTGAGGGCACCTCTgcccccccacctgccccctaTGCCACCCCCTTCCCTTGACACCGCACCCCCggtgtccccagcaccccaaggCGCGCCCCAACCCCccccgctgcctgcccccccAACCACGCCGGTGCGCGCGTTCACGGGCCACCCCGCGCACCCGAGCCTCCCCCGTAAGTCCCAGCAACCCCccactctgcccctgctcccggCAGGCCCACCGGCCCCACTGAGCCCCCCAGGCCTGTCTCGGGTCAcgctcagcccagcagcccccagatcgccccctgccccccattCCACAGGCACTAGCGACTGCCCCGGCCACCGCAGGGCCACCGCGGGCCCGCACCCCGCGGGGCGTCCCCAGCCGGGGCGTCCCCAGCCCGGCCTGGTCCCCCGCCCCACATCGGCCCCTGAGCGCCGCCACCCGCTGGGCCCCCGCCGCTCACCCTGCGCGGCCGCCCCTGTCCGCTCCATGCCGGGCCCCCGCCTCAGCACagccgcctcccgcccgccgcctctGACAGCCGCGCCGCGCCCATTGGCTACCTCCTCCTTCAAACCCACCAATGGCGAGGGCGAAGCCGCGGAGGGGCGGGGACACGGCAACTGCGGTCGCGTCAGTTAGTCCCGGTTCCCGTCAGTTACCctggggcggggcggcgcggcgcggcgcggcggggcggggcggggcacCATGTCTTGCCGGACCATGCCAGGCCTTGCCGTGCCAGGGCGCAGTGTGGCACAGCAGGctatgccatgccatgccatgccgcACAATGCTATGCCACACCATACTGTGACAGCCCATGCCATGCCACACCATGCCGCACCACGTCACCCCATCACATGCCAGGCCAAGTCATGCCACACCATGGCGcaccatgctgtgccatgccatgccacaCAACAGCACGCCAGACCTTGTCATGCTATGCAATGCCATGTCACACTGTGCCAGACCATGCCACATCATGTGACGGAATGCCACGCCACACCTCACAATGTCATGCCACACTACAGCCCACCCCGCCATGCCTCAGTGGTGAGCTGGAGTGGTGGCAgtggctggggcagaggtggCAGCCCTGGGTAGCTACTGGGAGCTGCAGGTGACCCCCACCTGTAGGATGCCCACACCagccacccacccagctgcGGGGTGAgcatggggacagggtggcagAGGGTCCTACATGGGGCCGGCTGAAGggcaaggcctcaaggacaagagtccagCACCGTTAGCCTGAGGAATGGAGACGTGTTAGAACTTGTCGGGCATAAGCCCTGGCAACAAAGGAACAAGTTAACAGCAGACTCTTGAGCCATAGCGGTTGAAATGACAACCCCCACGGACAAAGAGGGACATACAGCAGGACAAAGAGGGAACGGATAGTGCTGATGAGGAACTTTGTTATTCACCAAAGTCAAGTAggacacacccccccccccaaccttaGAATAGAGATTGTTGCTAAAATAAGATAGACTAATCAGTACCTATCGTTTAAATGAGGTGTCTTAGAAGATAACCAATCGGTGTAGGTCACGCTTAAGATCTACCCAATCAGTGTGTAACATGCAGAAGGCAGAAACGTatgtaaatgtaaaagaatCACCAATAAATcgacatcttgcttgcatcaagctacctcccgtctcttcattcacCGCAGCCGACCAAGCCAGGGTGGTCCCTGAGCTGTGGGGTCAACCCCACCCCCTGGGCTTTGCACTGAGACCTGGAGAGTCCCCCAGACCAGATGAAACTGGGATTTTCCCAGCCATAAACCACCCCTGCATCATTTAACCCCTGCAAAAGGAACGAGCTGAGCAATGCCTCCCTGggaaatcttttattttcaacTCCATCGCTAACAGCCCCATTCCCAATAACAAGACCCCAGCGTTTCCAACACAATAcatacaaatgaaaagcaagggGCGGACACAATAAATACGTATAAATTAGGGTGGCTCGGGCCCACGGGGCCTAGAGCTGCTATTTCACTTGAAATAGGTGGGCAGGACAAGGGTCCTGGTGGGAGGGGTTGTACTCGGTACATACAGCTTGAAAACCGGTGACTGCCGGTTGGGTTGGGTGTGGGGCTCCTCAGTGCCTGATCAGCTTGTAGGTGGCAATGTTGACCTGGTCGGGCTGGTTGGTGATGCCAACcggctggtggggctgcagggatgtgcagatgaaCCAGCCAGGGAAGGCGGCTGACTCGAAGCGCGTTGTCTTCTCTGGCAGGCTGTCCACACGGTAGAAGATGAAGCGGGTCAGC is a genomic window containing:
- the CKAP2L gene encoding cytoskeleton-associated protein 2-like isoform X2, translating into MRPFLKQQMNPLNPPLKPVYKLQHVDRNKEEACRNVVKGAQRDGKLGAKSTQHAGHAAQQNSNTCQRAMVVHPEQPRKSAKLPTGLMPSMSHSTQTKGRLPASNSGYLNPGRNEKPAQETVTAAAPQTESIDPLPGSFCSLNEGLQDKLVCNKENIRAQASNHPVLNRVSQSHGNSLSNRKVLTHRQSSATMSRAITGPKDRINSRQAKGEPIPDKIRNTLPGSKSVSQKLSIKTQPLQSCQLLTPSTNSLHKNPGVNQEKTNMARQPMGNPLSTLPVGSLKRHSRSPQVNRSSTKPPASSRPLATTDLNSSLKTAGPVQWQRPVARGEANRKDMKVVPPGSTAASRVTVPPNQPRGAHCSKIQAIESNFSRRERLKPELPKASQTQRVQATCVPKTPSAADRKKQLEEWLASKGKTYKRPPMMLLQKKPLELTWRNVKEKEKQEKQEQLKQLCLEKINNTLTECLKLVEEGVQAEELSAVLSHVPQAEKFAKFWICKAKLLARSGPFDVAGLYKAAVCAGAVPLQELREVVLDILKAADQTSEGEKAEQPIPREPMTPCPREMQQVVATPCLTGASWTKLPISIKLQVTSASRGKELLEARELKFLTPVRRSLRIDRAGSHYPAMLKDHDPVVSSLSEIMDAEGETQFFFRKNKALPEVVELEGLSSYSPECC
- the CKAP2L gene encoding cytoskeleton-associated protein 2-like isoform X1 produces the protein MERTGAAAQEEQRRLLQERLAAKAKLKCPSAKPFLKQQMNPLNPPLKPVYKLQHVDRNKEEACRNVVKGAQRDGKLGAKSTQHAGHAAQQNSNTCQRAMVVHPEQPRKSAKLPTGLMPSMSHSTQTKGRLPASNSGYLNPGRNEKPAQETVTAAAPQTESIDPLPGSFCSLNEGLQDKLVCNKENIRAQASNHPVLNRVSQSHGNSLSNRKVLTHRQSSATMSRAITGPKDRINSRQAKGEPIPDKIRNTLPGSKSVSQKLSIKTQPLQSCQLLTPSTNSLHKNPGVNQEKTNMARQPMGNPLSTLPVGSLKRHSRSPQVNRSSTKPPASSRPLATTDLNSSLKTAGPVQWQRPVARGEANRKDMKVVPPGSTAASRVTVPPNQPRGAHCSKIQAIESNFSRRERLKPELPKASQTQRVQATCVPKTPSAADRKKQLEEWLASKGKTYKRPPMMLLQKKPLELTWRNVKEKEKQEKQEQLKQLCLEKINNTLTECLKLVEEGVQAEELSAVLSHVPQAEKFAKFWICKAKLLARSGPFDVAGLYKAAVCAGAVPLQELREVVLDILKAADQTSEGEKAEQPIPREPMTPCPREMQQVVATPCLTGASWTKLPISIKLQVTSASRGKELLEARELKFLTPVRRSLRIDRAGSHYPAMLKDHDPVVSSLSEIMDAEGETQFFFRKNKALPEVVELEGLSSYSPECC